The genomic region tctttctctcctttTCTCTTTCTTCTTGCTTTATTATagtttatattttttcttttaacgtcCCTATATAGCATAGCGTTTTCCTTTTCATATTAGAGACAGCATTTCGATTCTGAATCCCTGAATCTAGGCTGCTGGAATTTGACCCAAAAACTGTTCTCTTACAGCCTGAAGGGCAAGACCTCGGTGAATGAACTTAGGTAAATgtctgactttttttccaaGACCTGTTATATTTTCAGCCACGCCGAAGTGATTGAAGTCACTGTGTTGCAGATATGGCGGCTTTTCCCTCGGAAGCGTACGGCCTTTACCTAAGGACTTTATTGTCCAAGATTCAGTCACAAAGATCCAAAACAAGTACCGAGACTCGATTCCACAGGTGTattgcatgcttttttttttttttttaaacccctaTCTGTCATTCAACACTAACATTTTTGATTCTTCACAGTATAGTGCATTGAATGACTTCTTAAACAAAGTGGTTGGATTTCTGGAACGTCTTGATGCACAAAATAACGTCAAGGTAGCTTTGTCTTTCAAGAAATATCCAAAGTAAGTTGATTAGATTTTtctgacgtgttttttttttttttcctactagCTGTGGTTCAATAACAAAGGCTGGCACTCTTTGGTGGCATTTGTCAACGTGCTGAACAACGGCTTGCTCCGAGCCGGACTACAAGACGATTCACAAAATCCAAGCATCACAGCCTATAATCACCCACTGAACCTCACCAAGGAGCAGCTTGGGCAAATTGCCAAGTGAGTCCTCTACGAGTGAGGTCCATTTGGATCGCGATGACATTtcctcttctgtttttttttgtaggatgTCGAGTTCAGTGGACCTTGTGCTTTCTGTCTGTGTGATGTTTGCCATGTCCTTTGTGCCGGCCAGTTTTGTGCTTTATCTAATTGAGGAACGAGCCAGTAAAGCAAAACACCTCCAGTTTGTAAGTGGCGTCCAACCAATCCTCTACTGGGTGGCGACCTTTTGCTGggacatggtcagtacacctccaaaaaaaaaaaaaaatgaagcaagtTGGACAAAAACGGCCCCGTTATGGAGGCCAGAGGCttaatctgtttttttccattgtttCAGCTGAACTACACGGTCCCGGCCGTTATCGTGGTGCTCATCTTCATCGGTTTCCAGCCGGAAGCGTACGTCTCAGTCAGCAACCTGCCGGCTCTCATCATGCTCCTCCTCTTCTACGGGTACGTTTTGAGCACAGCTTTTTTGAGTATACTTGTAATTGATGAGTCCGTACTGATGACAGGTACTGGTATTGGTGGCGatcctttttttaattaaggtagCTGTACTCGCGAGGTATCTGCTGCCCCCTTGTGGCCTTTTTATGATCAGAAACAAAAATGGAAAGAATAGAAAATTGTTATTGATTTTATgaaatttgaaagaaaattgttaaaaatgttcaaatgatctgtcattattttgtttttgggtGAGTTGGATGAAAAGTACTAGTGGTGTCTACTCAAGAATTGAGTAGTCCTCGTTCTACCATCGGTCTGATAAAGGCGGTATTGCGCAACCCTAGTCAATATTTGGAATGAATGAATTGCTTGTTTGATCAATAGGTGGTCCATCACCCCCTTGATGTATCCAGCATCCTTTGTGTTCACCGTTCCCAGCACGGCCTACATTGTTTTGACCTCTGTCAACCTCTTCATTGGAATTAATGGCAGCATTGCAACATTTGTTTTGGAATTGTTTGACGATGAGGTAAAATTCTCAgggactccattttttttttatttttttgcattccaTTTCTAGTTTTCAAATGTTGCTAGTGTTTGACTTTGTGGATATTTGTGCCTTTACAGCATTTAAACAGGGTGAACAAGGTCCTGAAGAAGTTGTTGCTCGTATTCCCTCATTACTGCTTGGGACGAGGACTCATAGACCTGGCTAAAAACCAAGCTGAGGCTGACATCGCTCAGAGACTTGGTATGGAGATCTTTTAAATACTCGCACGTTTTTGAATTGAATACTTTTCCTTCTTCTAATTTTCCTTCTTCAGGCATGAAGCAGGCCTTGGACTACCCTTTGCGTTGGAACTTGGTTGGAAAGAACCTCTTCGCTATGGGAACTCAGGGTGTTATCTTCTTTGCCTTTACCTTAATGCTGCAGTACAAGTTCTTCATTGCTTACAGGAGTATCCGAAACTCCTGTCTTAGTTGGTCGTGCTTCAAGTATGCTCTCTTTTCAGATGCGCGTATACGTCACGTTTAATTCCTACACCTGTCTTGACCATAAAAATACTATCAATCCGCTTTGGTGTGTTCAGGCAACGCTCGGTCGTGTGTGGGAGTCCGCCTCTTGGCCCAGAGGACGAGGACGTGgccagagaaagagagagggtcAAAACCGGCAAAGCCGATGCCGACATCATCACCACGATTGACCTGACCAAAGTGTGTATTTAATTTTgtcaatgattaaaaaaaaaaaagcatggctCTCAAGTATTTTAAAATCAAGTGGATGAAAGTAGGTAAATATGTACCTCATATATTTTTATGCTTGTGTTGTGCAGATTTACAAAGCTGGCAAGAAGCCAGCAGTCTATAAACTCTGCCTGGGGATCCCTCGTGGCGAGGTGAGGATTATGATAAGTTACTTGCATGGCCTTTATTACTTACTAAATATTTCTCTTCCAGTGTTTTGGCCTGCTGGGTGTCAACGGCGCAGGGAAGACATCGACTTTTCGCATGTTGACCGGAGACACGTCTATTACCTTCGGAGAGGCTTTCCTCAACCGCCACAGGTTGACATTTTCTCCACCACCCTGTTTTGACCTTCAAAGAAGTGCACAGAAAATATATTTCTGTGTTTTTTAGTGTCCTGAGAGAGTTGGACCAGGTTCACAAGCTGATGGGATATTGCCCGCAGTTTGACGCCATCTGCGACCTTTTGACCGGCATTGAACATCTGGAGCTGTATGCTCGGCTCCACGGTGTGCCTGAGGAGTCCGTCAAAGAGGTATTATACAAAGGAGTTATTTTCAATTGAAAATCTTACTCCAGGATAATTTTGTGTTGTCATTTAGGTGGCTCAGTGGGGTGTGAAGAAAATGGGACTGAGCCAGTATGCCAAACAAGAGGCCGGAAGCTACAGCGGAGGCAACAAGAGGAAGCTGTCCACCGCCATCGCCCTCATCGGCGCTCCGCCTGTTATATTTCTGGTGAGGTGACCCCAAAATGGTGCTTGAGATAACAGCACCACGACAGATGTGACTTTAAAGTGACAAGTAACTGATGTGAGGCAGAAAGCCATTTTAGGGCAGTGCTGAAAAGCTCTTTGCTATTTTAAGCAATGTTGGGAATCACTCACGACAGCTGCAATGACATTGTCTTGAATGTTTTTTGGTTGATGTGATGCCACCCCTGGCGTTCCAGGCGTTCAGATTGCCTTATATGAGCTCCCGCTGGAGCGCTACCGGGGAAAtgtcgccctctggcggacacgccgttgtaaatgaatgggcttTCGCACTTTGCGCAGAGAAGtcaatttgcacctttgaaatcgTTCTGCATATACAAAACACTCTTGTTACATTTTCATCTTTGCTTTCAGGACGAGCCCACCACTGGCATGGACCCGAAGGCAAAAAGGTTCATGTGGAATTGCATCCTCTGCTTCACCAAAGAGGGAAGAGCGGTCGTTCTGACCTCCCACAGGTAGACAGTGAATATCAAATTTACGTACTTAAAACTACTTCAGTGTAATAGAAAGTTGATATTTCACTTGCATGATCAGTATGGAGGAATGTGAGGCTCTTTGCACCAGAATGGCTATCATGGTCAATGGACGTTTCCAGTGTCTTGGTTCTGTGCAGCACTTGAAGAACAGGTAACACTTCCCCTCTTCCAAATTGTAATATAGACAAGTTACAGCGGAAATAATCGTACACGTTGTTCATAAAACAGATTTGGTGATGGCTATACCATCATCCTGCGACTAGCAGACAGCGAATCCAATCCAGACACGTGCCCTGTCAACAACTACATCAAGAACACCTTCCCCCTGATCGAGCTGAAGGAGCGGCACCAGAATGTGCAGCAGTACCAACTTCCAGCACACGCCTGCTGTCTGGCTCAGGTGTTTGGCGTGCTGGCCAAATATAAAGAGCTGGGCATCAGTGACTTCTCCGTTTCACAGACCACCCTGGACCAGGTAAGACTCAAGGACACACGCCTTCCTCTTAAAAGTGAAGTGAACCTATTGTCCATTCCGTAGGTCTTTGTCAACTTTGCTAAGGAGCAGACGGATGATGAACAGCCCACAAACGCCACCGTCGATAAAGGTGCTGTAAAGAACAACACGGTGCCTCAACATATTGAGCTGAGACACTGCAGCAAAGGAGCCAAAGAAGTATGAgtgaaacaaaaacatatgAAAGGGATGTAAAAAATGGAGATGCAGCAATGGTGCCACTAATAGGCCAAAAGGAGAGCACTCAAGATTTTGCACAAATATCACTGTGATAAGGTTGTATGGACAAATTATAAGCACGCTGTTTATGTTCCCTTGGAACATGGCTTCACTAACCCAGTACCAGCATGGAAAGGCCATTTAACTTTATTAACATATTGTTGTTTAAATTTTGTACAGTTTTTATATTTTCTAATGACTCAATAAAGGTTGAGAAATACTACTCCAGTGTTTGGAGGCAATGCACATGTAGTGCCATATAGCTCACTGCTGTTGTAACATTCTGAAAGTGACAAATTGAGCAGCGGTGCTGCCAAACATGTCTCACAATCAGGAAAGTTTTGTAAATAGTGATTTAATCTGTAAATTATGCACTGGGATCATTTCTTTTTCCCAATAAAACCAATTCACATCATACTGTCAtttcgtcttttttttcttcgccATCAAATCTTGTGGCGAGTGAACTACTTCGTTTTCGTCCGATCTTTGGTGAGGGCGGGACTGGGACGGGCCAGCTATTTTTATCGTCTGTCCAAGCTAGTTAGCTACTGCTAACATTGGAGCCTTAAACGATCGTTCTCGCCACGGttaaatcctttgtaataaaatgGTCGTTGTGACAAACCACAATGAAGAGCAGGATTACATGTGAGTGAAAATGACGCGTGTTGATCATCAGCCAAGCCACTCTACTAATATCCATTTAAATGGACATTTTTGTCCTCTTTTGTTCTCGTACAGTGTAGTAAGTGCACTGACATTTCACGTCTGATTTCCGATCAATaatattgttaattttattgtatATTTGGTTAATATTGAGTTCCCCTATCATTGTTTGCACTTGGCTCGTTTTTGTTTGTCAGTGAGAAATTCATCGAAGGTGAGATTCACTTTTAAATCCCTTTATTAAATCTTTGTCTTTATTAGATATACCCAAATATATTTAGTTAGTTATTTTGCACGTTAACTGAGACGTTCTgctgttatttaaagccctcacGGGTAAACATTGCATCATCCACTGCAGTACTTCATCTACTGACCTACATTCGCTGCACTCGTCATTATAACTGTACCACCTGCACAAATAAGATTATAAATCCATCCTTGAGATTTTAAGTCAATTTAATAAAGACATGTATGTAAATACAATTCTTAATAAACAactattttcaaaatgtttaacAACAGTTTAATATGAAACGAGACTGCATGGCTTGTCTGGTCAATGGGTAACTCAACTCGACTTATTTATAGAggacctaaaaaaataaaaagcagtgGCATCAAAACACTCCTGCAGCGTGTTAGAGCCCTTAGAAAATTTGTCATTATTGGTTGGGGAAGTACTGAACACTAAAGTGTGTTGCAGCACCCTTCTAAACTCAGAATGAGGGTTCCTTTGAATAttctaaaatgtgtttttattatgttgGCAGCCTGATTGAGGAGCGTAAATGCACCTCCCTGCCCAACTCTCCAGCCAAGCGAGCGTGTCCCAGCAAAAAGAAACAGTTCTATATCAACCAAGCCATCCGCAACTCTGACCTCACGCCGCGAGCCAAAGGCAAGAAGAGCCTGCGCCGACAGGAGAACAGTAAGATCCAAATTGACGACACTAGATTGGGAACTAAttcttatatttatattatatatttttatctttCTGATtcttatgtataaaaaaaaaaaaaaaaaacagcacgttTTCTTGCCAATCTTCTTGAGAAGGACGACGAGTGTTCCAAAGATGAACTGGAAGTTTGCAGTACTCCAGCAATCCCGTCTATCTTCACGGAGGCCTGGACCAATGATGACTACATCGAGGTTAATGCTAaccctgtcttttttttttttttttttaaggtttctGCTGCTGGATCAGATCCGTTCATGTCCGCTTTGTAAAACcacttcttgttctcttagccatggagtgacttCATGAAATGCTCTGGAGAAGAGCAGGAGAGACTTTTGTCTCTGCTCGAGCAGGAAGTGGCCAAGAAGAAACTTGCCAGTTGTCTCCTTAAAGACCAGAGGAATGGTAATTCATTCAAAAGTCATGGATATTCCAAAGTAGTTTCAGCAAACTGAAAATTTGATGGCATCAAGGAAAAGAAAAGTATTTGACATCAATAGTTCACTCACTAATTGATTGATTGTTGTGGCTGTGTTTTATTATCCAAGTTGTCTTTCCACAGTAAATCCTGCCTTCACAGCTCAGGAATGTTTTCAGCGAATCGACCGGCGACTGCGAACAACTTTGAGACGAAGACAAATCCCTGTGGTGAGTGCGCTCTTAGAAAAATTATTCTTTTATTcatgctttgttttatttttttacccatCTTTACACTTAAAGTTGTTTAATAGGTGTGCACAGCTCAAATTCTGCAACCTCATATTCCTTTTTTCAAGCCTCCTTTTTTCCATGTTTTGATTTGTGCATTTTCATGTATCGAAATAAAAGtggaaaatgtgtttgtttttttgtcagtttgttgCTTCTCCCTATCATCTTCCCCTTCCTTCTCACAGGGAACGCTGGAAGTCCTTGAAGAAAACGTTCTGAGCTTCTTCCTCACGCAACCTCATTCAGTTTACACAGCCAACCTCTCCAGCaggtgggtgtttttttttccctccatgtTTAGTAAGTATGTTTCCACTCAGTGTTGGTCTtttgtctgtaaaaaaaaaaggcaagtatTGTATACAGTAGCATGGATCCCTCGTACCATagaacacagattttttttttttgttctactGAAACTACTGTAGCAAAATTAAGAACATTCCAAGAACGTGCTGTTTAAATCACATCAGGTTGCAGTTAATTGCTTGATGTGGATTTTCTTGTTTGTGGCTCAGCTTTGAGAGGCTGCTGCTCCATGCCGTCTGCCAGTACATGGACCTCGTCTCTTCAAGTGAGCTTTGGGATCTTTTCACTGACAGTGGCTATTAAAAGTGTACACCCCCCCATGCGAATCAGCCGATcatattcaaataaatatttgttgttgttattctcCCAGGCAGCAACTTGAATGGGTGTCGTCAGACCGAAGTGGTCAACAAACAGGAGGACTTCCTGCCTCCTGCACTTCTGCTGTCGGCCTATTTGGACCAAAGGTGCTAAGATGAGGCCCACACTCACCAGCCTGGCCTTAAACGTGTGCGCAACAATATCCTCGGTGAGGTTGATCCAGGTCAGAAGAATGTACCATCTGTAAGATTGAGCCTGGTTGGGCCTCTGACTTGATTATCTAGGAATCAAATTCGTTCATTAACGTACTACATAGCAGTTTGGATGCACCGCTGAGATGCAAAGTCCTCAAAACATGTAATTAAGTACAATGTGTTACAAAGGGAAGTTATTAATGACGTTAATATTTTATCCCGCCGCAATCCTGCGGTTCACTCGGTGCTTGACGTGCTGAAATTTGATGGTGCATGTTCTCAGTTTTGGTGTTCATAACAGAACAAATTTTTGGTCGTGGGTTGATAAATGTGTTTTCTTTAACTTGTCAGGATAGAAATGTTACTTTAATTGTGTGTTACTTGCATAATGAGATACTGTACATGGCAAAATCCAAAAGATATCTAGTTGGATACATTTACATCGAGGTCAGCCATTTATTTCTAGCGAATTAACAATTTAATAGTAATATTTccaattttgtttttacttgggAATTATGTATACAGTACTATACTTAAAGGACCTTgtcatgcagaaaaaaaagttcTAAATATGAATCAAGACTTATAATGATGATAACAtgagttgagaaaaaaaatgcttttgggtGGCGGTGTAAAACAAAATTGCTTTACCAATTAGCGGCATTAGCCTGTAGCAAACTAGTTAGTGCATGAATCATGGTCATTGAAATGTCTCACCCTTGTGCTGTAGCTAAACGAGTACTTTTGTCTTTGTACGTGTAAGGTATGGAgtaacctttttttaaaaaaaaaggttgtgaaGAAGCACTTCTATCTATTTCTACGTTTGTACTTTACTGAACTTTAGAAACACATAGCAGGTTATTTTTAAGCAAATCAAATCCCAGTGTCTTCATGGAACAAGGCTTGATCTGTTGACTTTTGTCAACAACCAAAGTTTGTATGAAATCGAATTTCT from Syngnathus scovelli strain Florida chromosome 10, RoL_Ssco_1.2, whole genome shotgun sequence harbors:
- the r3hdm4 gene encoding R3H domain-containing protein 4 isoform X1; this encodes MVVVTNHNEEQDYILIEERKCTSLPNSPAKRACPSKKKQFYINQAIRNSDLTPRAKGKKSLRRQENTRFLANLLEKDDECSKDELEVCSTPAIPSIFTEAWTNDDYIEPWSDFMKCSGEEQERLLSLLEQEVAKKKLASCLLKDQRNVNPAFTAQECFQRIDRRLRTTLRRRQIPVGTLEVLEENVLSFFLTQPHSVYTANLSSSFERLLLHAVCQYMDLVSSSSNLNGCRQTEVVNKQEDFLPPALLLSAYLDQRC
- the r3hdm4 gene encoding R3H domain-containing protein 4 isoform X2, with the translated sequence MVVVTNHNEEQDYILIEERKCTSLPNSPAKRACPSKKKQFYINQAIRNSDLTPRAKGKKSLRRQENTRFLANLLEKDDECSKDELEVCSTPAIPSIFTEAWTNDDYIEPWSDFMKCSGEEQERLLSLLEQEVAKKKLASCLLKDQRNVNPAFTAQECFQRIDRRLRTTLRRRQIPVGTLEVLEENVLSFFLTQPHSVYTANLSSRQQLEWVSSDRSGQQTGGLPASCTSAVGLFGPKVLR